The following coding sequences lie in one Streptomyces sp. NBC_00510 genomic window:
- a CDS encoding SDR family oxidoreductase, producing the protein MGPVTVVTGGGRGIGAAVALRLAREGHAVGIGYEKDAGAAEDVARKVRDAGARCVVVRVDTSDAGQVDTLFDTVGEQLGAVTGLVNNAGVTGPLGRFTETPVEVMRRVIDVNVMGAIMCARRAALGMSTRYGGQGGAIVNISSGAATLGGPGEYVHYAASKAAVDALTVGLAKELAPDGVRVNSVQPGMIVTDIHAAMGDPERPWRNPDRVPMRRPGEPDEVAGAVAWLMSPDASYTTGAVLRVAGGL; encoded by the coding sequence ATGGGTCCGGTCACGGTGGTCACCGGAGGCGGCCGCGGCATCGGCGCGGCGGTCGCCCTGCGGCTGGCCCGCGAGGGGCACGCCGTCGGCATCGGTTACGAGAAGGACGCCGGCGCCGCCGAGGACGTCGCCCGCAAGGTCCGGGACGCGGGCGCCCGCTGCGTCGTGGTGCGCGTCGACACCAGCGACGCCGGACAGGTGGACACGCTCTTCGACACCGTGGGCGAACAGCTCGGCGCGGTGACCGGGCTGGTCAACAACGCGGGCGTCACCGGGCCGCTGGGCCGGTTCACCGAGACCCCGGTCGAGGTCATGCGCCGGGTGATCGACGTCAACGTGATGGGCGCGATCATGTGCGCCCGCCGCGCGGCGCTGGGGATGTCCACCCGGTACGGCGGCCAGGGCGGCGCGATCGTCAACATCTCCTCCGGTGCCGCGACGCTCGGCGGCCCCGGGGAGTACGTGCACTACGCCGCCAGCAAGGCGGCGGTCGACGCGCTGACCGTGGGCCTCGCCAAGGAGCTCGCCCCGGATGGCGTGCGCGTCAACTCCGTCCAGCCCGGCATGATCGTGACCGACATCCACGCCGCGATGGGCGACCCCGAGCGGCCCTGGCGCAATCCGGACCGCGTGCCCATGCGGCGGCCCGGTGAGCCGGACGAGGTCGCCGGCGCGGTGGCGTGGCTGATGTCGCCGGACGCCTCATACACCACGGGCGCGGTGCTGCGCGTCGCCGGCGGCCTGTAG
- a CDS encoding GntR family transcriptional regulator — MGTTQLETVPEPKYWHLKTVLIDALDSEFAVGEILPNERELAARFGVARATLRQALEQLELEGRLQRRRGVGTTVAPPRVGVSVGPSSGSWPGAAGDAWRTVGCVEAVAPAAVAEVLGTDADEAVHTVRRVRAMGGQSVATELLYVPRASVPGLAGDLTPTGHAPAVLRELHGLGLDGDDRAVELGSARAEDAKQLDRLPGAPVLVVTTRYFSGGRVAAVAVATYRADTCRLTFGDSGAMEITHHGQERHAAAS; from the coding sequence GTGGGGACCACGCAGCTCGAGACCGTGCCGGAGCCCAAGTACTGGCACCTCAAGACCGTCCTCATCGACGCCCTCGACTCCGAGTTCGCGGTCGGTGAGATCCTGCCCAACGAGCGTGAGCTCGCCGCCCGTTTCGGTGTCGCCCGGGCGACCCTGCGCCAGGCCCTGGAGCAGTTGGAGCTGGAGGGCCGCCTGCAGCGCCGCCGCGGTGTCGGCACCACGGTCGCCCCGCCGCGTGTGGGCGTCTCGGTGGGCCCGTCGAGCGGCAGCTGGCCCGGCGCCGCGGGTGACGCGTGGCGGACCGTGGGGTGCGTCGAGGCCGTCGCCCCCGCAGCGGTCGCCGAGGTGCTCGGCACCGACGCCGACGAGGCGGTGCACACCGTCCGACGGGTCCGCGCGATGGGCGGCCAGTCCGTCGCCACCGAACTGCTCTACGTCCCCCGGGCCTCCGTCCCCGGCCTCGCCGGCGACCTGACGCCGACCGGCCACGCCCCCGCAGTCCTGCGGGAGTTGCACGGCCTCGGGCTCGACGGCGACGACCGGGCCGTGGAGCTGGGCTCGGCCCGCGCCGAGGACGCCAAGCAGCTCGACCGGCTGCCCGGCGCACCCGTGCTGGTCGTCACCACCCGTTACTTCAGCGGGGGGCGCGTCGCGGCCGTGGCCGTCGCCACCTACCGCGCCGACACCTGCCGGCTGACCTTCGGCGACAGCGGCGCGATGGAGATCACCCACCACGGCCAGGAGCGGCACGCCGCCGCGTCGTGA
- a CDS encoding alpha/beta hydrolase, which translates to MRRAVVLAVSLVLAAGAATAPAAGHSPDPLVAEQLRMAGATVAARAAGATGIVFGACPADSGLKAPVQCGTVRVPVDYAEPGGATIGLLVSRLRAAGPASVRQGALVFNPGGPGSSGLWFPAVGRPGVGAVTRKVWETAARTYDLVGFDPRGVGHSAPLSCQDPAGHQRSPGPDPRVPTAAVKAAKRAEARRTAENCGARGGALLRNMRTADLARDLDVIRAALGEPRLNYYGVSYGTYLGAVYATLFPSHVRRMVVDSVVNPDPRGVWYGANLAQDVAFERRWADWRAWAAGHDRVYGLGATPGRVQASFDRAMRMLGKRPAGKVGAGELHSAAVQAAYYDQRWASFAHLLSRYLRGDDEPLVTAAAPDPGQAKDEENSEAVYLAVECSDGAWPRDWSVWDRDNSRVARQRPFETWANAWLNLPCASWPVQGGRAVDVGARPGSGLPPVLIVQSERDAATPYEGAVELHRRLPGSRMITEEGRGSHGLISFWNECVTARVDRYLVSGAAGDRDVRCSGHPLPVPSGRDGAEDANTGRFY; encoded by the coding sequence GTGCGGCGAGCAGTGGTCCTGGCAGTGTCCTTGGTGCTGGCGGCCGGCGCGGCGACCGCCCCGGCCGCCGGGCACTCCCCGGATCCCCTGGTCGCCGAGCAGTTGCGGATGGCGGGGGCCACGGTCGCGGCCCGGGCGGCCGGGGCCACCGGGATCGTCTTCGGGGCGTGCCCGGCGGACAGCGGGCTCAAGGCGCCCGTGCAGTGCGGCACCGTCCGGGTGCCCGTGGACTACGCGGAGCCGGGCGGTGCGACGATCGGCCTGCTGGTGAGCCGCCTGCGCGCGGCGGGCCCGGCCTCGGTGCGCCAGGGTGCCCTGGTGTTCAACCCGGGCGGCCCCGGGTCGTCGGGGCTGTGGTTCCCCGCGGTGGGCCGGCCCGGCGTGGGCGCGGTCACCCGCAAGGTCTGGGAGACCGCGGCCAGGACGTACGACCTGGTGGGCTTCGACCCCCGCGGGGTCGGCCACTCCGCGCCGCTGTCCTGCCAGGACCCGGCCGGCCACCAGCGCTCCCCCGGCCCCGATCCGCGGGTGCCCACCGCCGCGGTGAAGGCCGCCAAGCGCGCGGAGGCCCGGCGCACGGCCGAGAACTGCGGTGCGCGGGGCGGCGCGCTGCTGCGGAACATGCGCACCGCGGACCTGGCACGGGACCTCGACGTCATCCGCGCCGCCCTGGGCGAGCCGCGCCTCAACTACTACGGCGTCTCCTACGGGACGTACCTGGGCGCGGTGTACGCCACCCTCTTCCCCTCGCACGTGCGCCGCATGGTCGTGGACAGCGTCGTCAACCCCGACCCGCGCGGTGTCTGGTACGGCGCCAACCTCGCGCAGGACGTGGCCTTCGAGCGCCGCTGGGCGGACTGGCGCGCCTGGGCCGCCGGGCACGACCGCGTGTACGGCCTCGGCGCGACACCCGGGCGCGTGCAGGCCAGCTTCGACCGGGCGATGCGGATGCTCGGCAAGCGCCCGGCCGGCAAGGTGGGCGCCGGCGAACTGCACTCGGCGGCGGTGCAGGCCGCCTACTACGACCAGCGCTGGGCCTCCTTCGCCCATCTGCTCTCGCGCTACCTGCGCGGCGACGACGAGCCGCTCGTCACCGCGGCCGCCCCGGACCCCGGGCAGGCCAAGGACGAGGAGAACAGCGAAGCGGTCTACCTGGCGGTGGAGTGCTCGGACGGGGCGTGGCCGCGCGACTGGAGCGTGTGGGACCGCGACAACTCACGGGTCGCGCGCCAGCGTCCCTTCGAGACCTGGGCGAACGCCTGGCTGAACCTGCCCTGCGCCTCGTGGCCGGTCCAGGGCGGGCGGGCGGTGGACGTCGGGGCGCGCCCCGGGTCGGGGCTGCCGCCGGTGCTGATCGTCCAGTCGGAGCGGGACGCGGCCACACCGTACGAGGGCGCGGTCGAACTGCACCGCAGGCTGCCGGGCTCCCGGATGATCACCGAGGAGGGGCGGGGCTCCCACGGCCTGATCAGCTTCTGGAACGAGTGCGTCACCGCGCGCGTCGACCGCTACCTGGTCTCCGGCGCCGCCGGGGACCGGGACGTCCGCTGCTCCGGGCACCCGCTGCCCGTGCCCTCCGGCCGTGATGGCGCCGAGGACGCCAACACGGGCCGCTTCTACTGA
- a CDS encoding ROK family transcriptional regulator — protein MGRLTGGDPSLLRRINSAVVLHALRGEPAVSLTELVQTTGLSRPTVEGVIEGLTESGLVVEAPQEPGDARKQGRPARRFRFHAEAGHLLGVEIGAREIRTLLSDLSGRVLGSLAHDVADTLPAEERLERVRGTVAELLRKAGVARSTLWAVGVGSPGIVETDGAVRLSTALPGWTGLPLGERLRRSFRCPVLVENDANAAAVAEHWKGAAVGTDDVVFVLAGLSPGAGSLIGGRLHRGFGGAAGEIGALHLLGREARPERLLSTTGTPLHPLDESAVAEVFALARSGDVQAREAFDRFLQRLVHDVAALVQAIDPELVVIGGWAAGLDGVLEPLRTELARYCLRPPEVALSALGHEAVATGALRLALDHVEEQLFAVARTSLLGR, from the coding sequence TTGGGGCGGCTCACCGGCGGGGACCCGTCCCTGCTCCGGCGGATCAATTCCGCGGTGGTGCTCCATGCGCTGCGCGGCGAGCCCGCCGTGAGCCTGACCGAACTGGTGCAGACGACGGGGCTGTCACGGCCGACCGTCGAGGGCGTGATCGAGGGCCTGACGGAGTCGGGCCTGGTGGTGGAGGCGCCGCAGGAGCCCGGTGACGCGCGCAAGCAGGGCCGTCCCGCGCGCAGGTTCCGCTTCCACGCGGAGGCGGGGCACCTGCTGGGCGTGGAGATCGGGGCCCGGGAGATCCGGACGCTGCTGTCGGACCTCAGCGGTCGCGTCCTGGGGTCGCTGGCGCACGACGTCGCCGACACGTTGCCGGCCGAGGAGCGCCTGGAGCGGGTCCGCGGCACCGTCGCCGAGCTGCTGCGCAAGGCCGGCGTGGCCCGCAGCACCCTGTGGGCGGTCGGCGTGGGCAGCCCGGGGATCGTGGAGACCGACGGCGCGGTCCGGCTGAGCACGGCGCTGCCCGGCTGGACGGGGCTGCCGCTGGGCGAGCGGCTGCGCCGGTCGTTCCGCTGCCCCGTCCTGGTGGAGAACGACGCGAACGCCGCCGCCGTCGCCGAGCACTGGAAGGGCGCGGCGGTCGGCACCGACGACGTGGTGTTCGTGCTGGCGGGGCTGAGCCCCGGAGCAGGGTCGCTGATCGGGGGCCGGCTGCACCGCGGCTTCGGCGGGGCGGCGGGCGAGATCGGGGCGCTGCACCTGCTGGGGCGGGAGGCCCGGCCGGAACGGCTGCTGTCCACGACGGGGACACCGCTGCACCCGCTGGACGAGTCCGCGGTGGCCGAGGTGTTCGCGCTCGCGAGGTCGGGCGACGTCCAGGCGCGGGAGGCCTTCGACCGGTTCCTGCAGCGCCTGGTGCACGACGTGGCGGCGCTGGTGCAGGCGATAGACCCGGAACTGGTGGTGATCGGCGGCTGGGCGGCCGGACTCGACGGCGTACTGGAGCCGCTTCGCACGGAGTTGGCGCGCTACTGCCTGCGGCCGCCGGAGGTGGCGCTGTCGGCGCTGGGGCACGAGGCGGTGGCCACGGGGGCACTGCGACTGGCGCTGGACCACGTCGAGGAGCAGTTGTTCGCGGTGGCCAGGACCTCGCTGCTCGGTCGCTGA
- a CDS encoding DUF1906 domain-containing protein yields MPNPHLLHRAARRLLAAASALLLGGATALVLAPAASAEPATPAGYPAGASATRHSGLAFDTCTAPPLTTIQAWNASPYRALGVYISGVNRTCAQPQLTASWVTSVARLKWRLLPIHKGLQPPCGARPGDAKISTTPGSARTQGTRAAGEAVAAAKALGMQPGSALYNDIENYAQNDAACRTGVLTYLSAWTKELHRLGYVSGVYMNLNLGAKQLADVYTSASYARPDALWIARYDGADTLKGWTGVADAKWPVHQRAKQYRGSHDETYGGVTVNIDNDRLDAPVATVALGYTVTSSTALKARSGPSTTYPVVTTRAPGSALRVVCQAPGLKVGTTSVWDKLTDGTYVSDHYVSTPSATGYSAPLPRCVLPYQVTAPGGLTERSGPGTSYAAKGTSPNGALAWVVCQKSGSKVGATKIWNRLDNGRYVSDHYVATPGTTGYSKPIPRC; encoded by the coding sequence ATGCCGAACCCGCACCTCCTCCACCGCGCCGCGCGAAGACTCCTCGCCGCCGCCTCCGCCCTGCTCCTGGGCGGCGCCACCGCCCTCGTCCTCGCCCCCGCGGCCTCCGCCGAGCCCGCCACCCCGGCCGGCTACCCCGCGGGGGCGAGCGCCACCCGCCACTCCGGGCTCGCCTTCGATACGTGCACCGCGCCGCCGCTCACCACGATCCAGGCGTGGAACGCCTCCCCGTACCGCGCGCTCGGCGTGTACATATCGGGCGTCAACCGCACCTGCGCCCAGCCGCAGCTCACCGCCTCCTGGGTGACCTCCGTCGCCCGGCTCAAGTGGCGCCTGCTGCCCATACACAAGGGCCTGCAGCCGCCCTGCGGCGCCCGGCCCGGCGACGCCAAGATCAGCACCACCCCCGGCTCCGCGCGGACCCAGGGCACCAGGGCGGCCGGCGAGGCCGTCGCCGCGGCCAAGGCCCTCGGCATGCAGCCCGGCAGTGCCCTCTACAACGACATCGAGAACTACGCCCAGAACGACGCCGCCTGCCGCACCGGCGTCCTCACCTATCTGTCGGCCTGGACGAAGGAACTGCACCGGCTGGGCTACGTCTCCGGCGTCTACATGAACCTCAACCTCGGCGCCAAGCAGCTCGCCGACGTCTACACCTCGGCCTCCTACGCCCGCCCCGACGCCCTGTGGATCGCCCGCTACGACGGCGCCGACACCCTCAAGGGCTGGACCGGCGTCGCCGACGCCAAGTGGCCCGTCCACCAGCGCGCGAAGCAGTACCGCGGCAGCCACGACGAGACCTACGGCGGCGTCACCGTGAACATCGACAACGACCGGCTCGACGCGCCCGTCGCCACCGTCGCCCTCGGCTACACGGTGACGAGTTCCACCGCCCTCAAGGCCCGCAGCGGCCCCTCGACGACCTATCCCGTCGTCACCACCCGTGCGCCCGGCTCCGCCCTGCGCGTCGTCTGCCAGGCCCCGGGCCTGAAGGTGGGCACCACCTCCGTGTGGGACAAGCTCACCGACGGCACCTACGTCAGCGACCACTACGTCAGCACCCCCTCGGCCACGGGCTACAGCGCCCCCCTGCCCCGCTGCGTCCTGCCCTACCAGGTCACCGCGCCCGGCGGCCTCACCGAACGCAGCGGCCCCGGCACCTCCTACGCCGCCAAGGGCACCTCCCCGAACGGCGCCCTGGCCTGGGTCGTCTGCCAGAAGTCCGGCTCCAAGGTGGGCGCCACCAAGATCTGGAACCGCCTCGACAACGGCCGCTACGTCTCCGACCACTACGTCGCCACGCCCGGCACGACGGGCTACAGCAAGCCGATCCCGCGCTGTTGA
- the ribB gene encoding 3,4-dihydroxy-2-butanone-4-phosphate synthase, with protein MTSASAPRSAAGLDAVATAVGDLRAGRPVIVVDDEDRENEGDLVMAAEFATAETMGFFVRWTSGLICAPLAPEIADRLELPLMVPPGPDLDTAAYTVSVDAVGVGSGISAADRARTVRTLAGRTTRPDELHRPGHVFPLRARPGGIAERRGHTEATVDLLRLAGLPPVGVISEVCEDDGSVARFDRLRAFADRHGLALISIEQLSNGPRLADPATV; from the coding sequence GTGACGTCAGCATCGGCGCCGCGCTCGGCTGCGGGCCTGGACGCGGTGGCGACCGCCGTCGGCGACCTGCGGGCCGGGCGGCCCGTCATCGTGGTCGACGACGAGGACCGCGAGAACGAGGGCGACCTGGTCATGGCGGCCGAGTTCGCCACCGCGGAGACCATGGGGTTCTTCGTCCGCTGGACCAGCGGCCTGATCTGCGCGCCCTTGGCGCCGGAGATCGCCGACCGCCTGGAACTGCCGCTGATGGTCCCGCCCGGCCCCGACCTCGACACGGCGGCGTACACCGTCTCCGTGGACGCGGTCGGCGTCGGCTCCGGGATCTCCGCCGCGGACCGGGCACGGACGGTACGGACGCTGGCCGGCCGGACGACCCGGCCCGACGAGCTGCACCGCCCCGGGCACGTCTTCCCCCTGCGCGCCCGCCCCGGGGGGATCGCCGAGCGGCGCGGGCACACCGAGGCCACCGTCGACCTGCTGCGCCTGGCCGGGTTGCCGCCGGTCGGAGTGATCAGCGAGGTCTGCGAGGACGACGGTTCGGTCGCCCGCTTCGACCGGCTCCGGGCCTTCGCCGACCGGCACGGCCTGGCGCTCATCTCGATCGAGCAGTTGTCGAACGGGCCGCGCCTCGCGGACCCCGCGACGGTGTGA
- a CDS encoding HAD family phosphatase: MSRATIFDLDDTLVDSADAWVRVCAAFAARHGHRWRAQDTAALHGNGGWAAYVAGLCGGTASPAEVVRACTTAATGEVAAGRVRALPGAVDLVLEAGRHGPVGLATASPRRFVLAVLDGLGLTGRLSAVVCGEDVARGKPAPDPYLRAAAEIGVPPSGCLAVEDSPNGIRSATAAGMRVLAVPRGGMPLPTDVAHLPAAQAPTTAAALPLLTRLLAGAPGPLVPGGTP, translated from the coding sequence ATGAGCCGTGCGACGATCTTCGACCTGGACGACACGCTGGTCGACAGCGCGGACGCATGGGTCCGTGTCTGCGCCGCCTTCGCCGCCCGCCACGGTCACCGCTGGCGGGCGCAGGACACCGCCGCCCTGCACGGCAACGGCGGCTGGGCGGCGTACGTCGCCGGACTGTGCGGTGGCACGGCGAGCCCCGCCGAGGTGGTCCGGGCCTGCACCACCGCGGCGACCGGCGAGGTGGCCGCGGGCCGGGTCCGGGCGCTGCCCGGCGCCGTGGACCTGGTCCTCGAAGCCGGACGGCACGGCCCTGTGGGCCTGGCCACGGCCAGCCCGCGCCGCTTCGTCCTGGCGGTCCTCGACGGGCTGGGCCTGACGGGACGGCTCAGCGCCGTCGTGTGCGGGGAGGACGTGGCCCGGGGCAAACCCGCGCCCGACCCCTACCTGCGCGCGGCGGCCGAGATCGGCGTGCCGCCGTCCGGCTGTCTGGCCGTCGAGGACTCCCCGAACGGCATCCGCTCGGCGACCGCGGCCGGCATGCGCGTCCTCGCCGTCCCCCGGGGCGGCATGCCGCTGCCGACCGACGTCGCCCACCTGCCCGCAGCCCAGGCCCCCACCACCGCCGCCGCCCTCCCCCTCCTGACCCGCCTGCTCGCCGGTGCCCCCGGCCCCCTGGTGCCCGGGGGCACCCCGTGA
- the mug gene encoding G/U mismatch-specific DNA glycosylase has product MIAGGLRVLFCGINPGLMSAATGHHFARPGNRFWPVLHACGFTPRRLDPAEQGELPAYGLGITNVVARASARADELTRDELLEGGRLLTERVLRYEPRWLAVVGVTAYRVAFAEPRARIGPQERTIGGTRIWALPNPSGLNAGWSTQAMTEEYGRLRDASQE; this is encoded by the coding sequence GTGATCGCCGGCGGCCTGCGGGTGCTCTTCTGCGGCATCAACCCCGGGCTGATGTCGGCCGCCACCGGTCACCACTTCGCCCGCCCCGGCAACCGCTTCTGGCCCGTGCTGCACGCCTGCGGCTTCACCCCGCGCCGGCTCGACCCCGCGGAGCAGGGCGAACTCCCGGCATACGGGCTGGGGATCACCAACGTCGTCGCGCGCGCCTCCGCCCGGGCCGACGAACTGACCCGCGACGAACTGCTGGAGGGCGGGCGGCTGTTGACGGAGAGGGTCCTGCGGTACGAGCCGCGCTGGCTCGCCGTCGTGGGCGTCACCGCCTACCGCGTCGCCTTCGCCGAGCCCCGCGCCCGCATCGGCCCCCAGGAGCGCACGATCGGCGGCACCCGGATCTGGGCCCTGCCCAACCCCAGCGGCCTGAACGCCGGTTGGTCGACGCAGGCGATGACGGAGGAATACGGCCGCCTCCGCGACGCGTCGCAGGAATGA
- the purB gene encoding adenylosuccinate lyase gives MTSKPRIPNVLAGRYASAELATLWSPEQKVVLERRLWLAVLRAQKDLGIEVPEQALADYERVLEQVDLASIAEREKVTRHDVKARIEEFNALAGHEHVHKGMTSRDLTENVEQLQIRLSLEHVRDRTVAVLTRLGRLAAEYAELVMAGRSHNVAAQTTTLGKRFATTADELLVAFARVEDLLGRYPLRGIKGPVGTAQDMLDLLGGDTAKLAELERRIASHLGFSEVFTSVGQVYPRSLDYDAVTALVQLAAAPSSLAKTIRLMAGHELVTEGFKPGQVGSSAMPHKMNTRSCERVNGLAVILRGYASMVGELAGDQWNEGDVSCSVVRRVALPDAFFAFDGLLETFLTVLDEFGAFPAVIARELDRYLPFLATTKVLMGAVRAGVGRELAHEVIKEHAVASALAMREKGVERNELLDRLAEDERIPLDRAQLDALMADRLSFTGAAADQVAEVVRRVGEVAERHPQAAAYTPGAIL, from the coding sequence GTGACTTCCAAGCCCCGCATCCCCAACGTCCTGGCCGGCCGCTACGCCTCCGCGGAGCTCGCCACCCTGTGGTCCCCCGAGCAGAAGGTGGTGCTGGAGCGCCGTCTGTGGCTGGCTGTGCTGCGGGCCCAGAAGGACCTGGGGATCGAGGTGCCGGAGCAGGCCCTCGCGGACTACGAGCGGGTGCTGGAGCAGGTCGACCTGGCGTCGATCGCCGAGCGGGAGAAGGTCACCCGGCACGACGTCAAGGCGCGCATCGAGGAGTTCAACGCCCTCGCCGGGCACGAGCACGTCCACAAGGGCATGACCTCGCGCGACCTCACCGAGAACGTCGAGCAGCTGCAGATCCGGCTCTCCCTGGAGCACGTGCGCGACCGCACCGTCGCCGTGCTGACCCGGCTCGGCAGGCTCGCCGCCGAGTACGCGGAGCTGGTCATGGCCGGCCGTTCGCACAACGTGGCCGCCCAGACCACCACCCTCGGCAAGCGCTTCGCGACCACGGCCGACGAGCTGCTGGTGGCCTTCGCGCGGGTCGAGGACCTGCTGGGCCGCTACCCGCTGCGCGGCATCAAGGGCCCGGTCGGCACCGCGCAGGACATGCTCGACCTGCTCGGCGGCGACACCGCCAAGCTCGCCGAGCTGGAGCGGCGGATCGCCTCGCACCTCGGCTTCTCCGAGGTCTTCACCTCCGTCGGCCAGGTCTACCCGCGCTCGCTGGACTACGACGCCGTCACCGCGCTGGTACAGCTGGCCGCCGCGCCGTCCTCGCTCGCCAAGACGATCCGCCTGATGGCCGGCCACGAGCTGGTCACCGAGGGCTTCAAGCCCGGCCAGGTCGGCTCCTCGGCCATGCCGCACAAGATGAACACCCGCTCCTGCGAGCGCGTCAACGGCCTGGCGGTCATCCTGCGCGGCTACGCGTCGATGGTGGGCGAGCTGGCCGGCGACCAGTGGAACGAGGGCGACGTCTCCTGCTCGGTCGTGCGCCGGGTGGCCCTGCCGGACGCGTTCTTCGCCTTCGACGGCCTGCTGGAGACCTTCCTGACGGTCCTGGACGAGTTCGGCGCCTTCCCGGCCGTCATCGCCCGCGAGCTCGACCGCTACCTGCCGTTCCTCGCCACGACGAAGGTGCTCATGGGCGCGGTGCGGGCCGGCGTCGGCCGCGAGCTGGCGCACGAGGTCATCAAGGAGCACGCGGTCGCCTCCGCGCTGGCCATGCGCGAGAAGGGCGTGGAGCGCAACGAGCTGCTGGACCGGCTCGCCGAGGACGAGCGCATCCCGCTGGACCGCGCCCAATTGGACGCGCTCATGGCCGACCGCCTCTCCTTCACGGGTGCGGCCGCGGACCAGGTCGCGGAGGTCGTGCGCCGGGTCGGCGAGGTCGCCGAGCGCCACCCGCAGGCGGCCGCCTACACCCCCGGGGCCATCCTCTGA
- a CDS encoding SGNH/GDSL hydrolase family protein — translation MQMNATHTSFVALGDSFTEGMSDALPDGSYRGWADLLAGRLSAHAPGFRYANLAVRGKLIQQIVDEQVETAASMDADLVTLVGGLNDVLRPKCDVARVCALLEEAVERLTPNCRQLVLMRSPARRGPVATRFLPRMEQLFGFVDDLAARHGALVVDLYGADVLGDPRLWADDRLHLDGEGHRRVTEAVWQTLGHTPQFDWTEALPTYVPLSWPARRTADLRFTRRHLVPWIGRRLTGRSSGDGLPPKRAELVPFEL, via the coding sequence ATGCAGATGAACGCCACCCACACCAGCTTCGTCGCGCTCGGCGACTCCTTCACCGAAGGCATGTCCGACGCGCTCCCCGACGGCTCCTACCGGGGCTGGGCGGACCTCCTCGCCGGACGCCTGTCCGCCCACGCGCCGGGCTTCCGCTACGCCAACCTGGCGGTACGCGGGAAGCTCATCCAGCAGATCGTGGACGAGCAGGTGGAGACCGCCGCCTCGATGGACGCCGACCTGGTGACCCTGGTGGGCGGGCTCAACGACGTGCTGCGCCCCAAATGCGACGTGGCGAGGGTGTGCGCGCTGCTGGAGGAGGCCGTCGAGCGGCTGACGCCGAACTGCCGGCAGCTGGTGCTGATGCGCAGCCCGGCCCGCCGGGGCCCGGTCGCGACGCGGTTCCTGCCCCGCATGGAGCAGCTGTTCGGCTTCGTCGACGACCTCGCCGCCCGGCACGGCGCGCTCGTCGTGGACCTGTACGGCGCCGATGTGCTGGGCGACCCGCGGCTGTGGGCGGACGACCGGCTGCACCTGGACGGCGAGGGCCACCGCCGCGTCACCGAGGCGGTCTGGCAGACCCTCGGGCACACCCCGCAGTTCGACTGGACCGAGGCGCTGCCCACGTACGTGCCCCTGTCGTGGCCCGCCCGCCGCACCGCCGACCTGCGCTTCACGCGCCGGCACCTCGTTCCGTGGATCGGCCGCCGCCTGACCGGCCGCTCCTCCGGCGACGGCCTTCCGCCCAAGCGCGCCGAACTGGTGCCGTTCGAGCTCTGA
- a CDS encoding hemolysin family protein — protein sequence MIFLQLFIGALTLVVNAFFVGAEFAMISVRRSQIEPRAEAGERGARHVLWGLQHLSPLMAAAQLGITLCTLVLGIVAEPAIEHLLAPLFHLLHVPQGAIHALSFAIALTLATYAHMLLGEMVPKNIALAAPERTALVLGPPLVTLARALRPVIFTVNAFANGLLKLLRVEPKDEVAAVFSDDELARMVTDAGQAGLLDERAAIRLQDALELGRRPVRAVVVPWERVVSARFGMTPAGLERLAARSGFSRFPVTDDACRILGYLHVKDALALGPSRHDQPFPRGALRRITRVVAATPLDDVLAAMRASGAHLAAVVDDQGRGIGLVTMEDVLKELVGHAPAA from the coding sequence ATGATCTTCCTGCAGTTGTTCATCGGCGCGCTGACCCTGGTCGTGAACGCCTTCTTCGTCGGCGCCGAGTTCGCGATGATCTCCGTCCGGCGCAGCCAGATCGAGCCCCGCGCGGAGGCCGGGGAGCGCGGGGCGCGCCACGTGCTGTGGGGGTTGCAGCACCTGTCGCCGCTGATGGCCGCCGCCCAGCTGGGCATCACGCTGTGCACCCTGGTGCTGGGCATCGTCGCGGAACCGGCCATCGAGCACCTGCTCGCGCCGCTCTTCCACCTGCTGCACGTACCGCAGGGCGCCATCCACGCCCTGTCGTTCGCGATCGCCCTGACCCTGGCCACGTACGCGCACATGCTGCTCGGCGAGATGGTGCCGAAGAACATCGCGCTCGCCGCCCCGGAGCGGACCGCCCTCGTCCTCGGTCCCCCGCTGGTCACCCTGGCGCGGGCGCTGCGCCCGGTGATCTTCACGGTCAACGCCTTCGCGAACGGGCTGCTGAAGCTGCTGCGGGTCGAGCCGAAGGACGAGGTCGCGGCGGTGTTCTCGGACGACGAGCTGGCCCGGATGGTGACCGACGCCGGCCAGGCCGGGCTGCTGGACGAGCGTGCCGCGATCCGCCTGCAGGACGCCCTCGAACTGGGCCGCCGCCCGGTCCGCGCGGTCGTCGTCCCGTGGGAGCGCGTGGTGTCCGCGCGCTTCGGGATGACCCCGGCGGGGCTGGAGCGGCTGGCCGCGCGGTCCGGCTTCTCGCGCTTCCCCGTGACCGACGACGCCTGCCGCATCCTGGGCTACCTCCACGTGAAGGACGCCCTGGCCCTCGGCCCCAGCCGCCACGACCAGCCCTTCCCGCGGGGCGCCCTGCGCCGGATCACCCGGGTCGTCGCGGCCACCCCGCTGGACGACGTCCTGGCGGCGATGCGGGCCAGCGGCGCGCACCTGGCGGCGGTCGTCGACGACCAGGGCCGCGGCATCGGCCTGGTCACCATGGAGGACGTGCTGAAGGAGCTCGTGGGCCACGCACCGGCCGCCTGA